One genomic segment of Belonocnema kinseyi isolate 2016_QV_RU_SX_M_011 chromosome 2, B_treatae_v1, whole genome shotgun sequence includes these proteins:
- the LOC117167389 gene encoding cytochrome P450 307a1-like: MTDVVFWLLCICAGILTMILKFAPRSIKRDDHRRSSKLSCLASGDNVTFQADGLNERSKADGMIGKVLKGPRALPIIGSLHLLRGPGGPFEAFTNLAKLYGDIYQIQLGVEKCVVVSSYDLVKEVLITKGNHFGGRPDFIRFHKLFSGDRNNSLALCDWSDLQRKRRSLARSFCSPRGGSLQQEELSRVASLEAFQFLRTLHQEDSLAVLNGEQPLKPVILAAAANMFTRYMCSARFGYNNNEFNKIIRNFDEIFWDINQGYAVDFMPWLSPFYSKLFKRLHLLTSEIRNFILDKIVDPRRANLDDNGVPRDFTDALLLHLESSESDLTWEHIIFELEDFVGGHSAIGNLVMLILANTVIHSEVQKKIQEECDVILSQSGRHSVSMDDRKDMPYTEAVIWETLRVTSSPIVPHVATQNTEIGGYSVSKDTVVFVNNYQLNLGETYWGSDAKDFRPERFLNSVVDKFDGQRRTVVVKPNYFLPFSTGKRTCIGQRLVQGLTFVLITTILSHYDVLSSRDLKSCLLPGVVALPPETFHLVLKSRKKFNSDMELC; the protein is encoded by the exons ATGACTGACGTTGTGTTTTGGCTGCTGTGCATCTGTGCAGGAATCCTGACGATGATCCTCAAATTTGCACCAAGGTCAATAAAGAGAGATGATCACAGAAGGAGTTCAAAATTATCATGTCTTGCAAGTGGAGACAATGTAACTTTTCAGGCTGATGGACTGAATGAAAGGAGTAAAGCTGATGGGATGATAGGGAAAGTTTTGAAGGGCCCTAGAGCTTTACCGATAATTGGAAGTTTGCATCTACTGAGAGGACCCGGTGGCCCGTTTGAAGCTTTTACGAATCTGGCGAAATTGTATGGTGACATCTATCAAATTCAATTGGGTGTTGAAAAATGCGTCGTTGTTAGCAGTTACGATTTGGTGAAGGAAGTCCTGATTACAAAGGGGAATCACTTTGGAGGCCGTCCGGACTTTATACGCTTCCATAAACTTTTTAGCGGGGATCGCAATAAtt CCCTGGCTTTGTGTGATTGGTCGGACCTGCAACGGAAGCGGCGATCGTTAGCACGGAGCTTCTGTTCACCTCGCGGTGGCAGTTTGCAGCAAGAGGAATTATCGCGAGTGGCTAGTCTGGAAGCTTTCCAATTTCTGAGGACCCTTCATCAGGAGGATTCTCTTGCCGTTCTTAACGGAGAACAGCCTTTGAAGCCCGTAATATTAGCAGCTGCTGCGAATATGTTTACTCGTTATATGTGTTCTGCCCGCTTTGGCTACAATAACAATGAATTCAACAAAATCATCAGGAACTTCGACGAGATTTTTTGGGATATCAATCAAGGCTACGCAGTTGACTTCATGCCTTGGCTATCACCCTTCTATTCGAAACTTTTCAAACGTCTCCACCTCTTGACATCTGAGATCAGGAATTTCATTCTCGACAAAATCGTGGATCCTCGTAGAGCAAATTTAGATGACAACGGTGTTCCGCGTGATTTCACTGATGCTCTACTTCTCCACTTGGAAAGCTCTGAGTCGGATCTAACGTGGGAACACATCATTTTTGAACTGGAAGATTTCGTCGGCGGTCATTCCGCTATTGGAAATTTGGTGATGTTGATCCTGGCTAATACAGTCATTCATTCTGAGGTGCAAAAGAAAATTCAGGAAGAATGTGATGTTATTTTGTCACAATCAGGACGTCACTCAGTCTCTATGGATGACAGAAAAGACATGCCCTACACGGAAGCTGTTATTTGGGAAACGTTAAGGGTCACAAGTTCTCCAATTGTTCCTCATGTCGCGACTCAAAATACTGAAATAGGAGGGTATTCTGTGAGTAAAGATACAGTTGTTTTTGTCAACAACTACCAACTGAATTTAGGTGAAACCTACTGGGGATCTGATGCAAAAGATTTCCGACCAGAGCGTTTCTTGAACTCCGTCGTCGACAAGTTTGATGGCCAACGAAGAACTGTCGTAGTCAAGCCAAACTACTTTCTTCCTTTTTCTACTGGCAAGAGAACTTGTATCGGTCAAAGGCTGGTCCAAGGATTAACGTTTGTTTTAATCACGACAATTCTTTCACATTATGATGTCCTATCTTCCAGGGACTTGAAAAGTTGTTTACTCCCAGGCGTTGTGGCGCTACCGCCTGAAACATTTCATCTAGTTCTGAAATCACGAAAGAAATTCAACAGTGATATGGAATTATGTTAG